A single genomic interval of Amycolatopsis albispora harbors:
- the nirD gene encoding nitrite reductase small subunit NirD: protein MTAIQECTWVAVCPLEAVPLGAGVAALLPDGTQVAIFRTEESVYALSNVDPFSGAAVLSRGILGDRGGVPVVASPMHKQCFELATGQCLDDPEVRVAAYPVRIADGTVEVGGP, encoded by the coding sequence ATGACCGCGATACAGGAATGCACTTGGGTGGCCGTGTGCCCGCTGGAGGCGGTGCCGCTGGGTGCCGGGGTGGCGGCGCTGTTGCCGGACGGCACGCAGGTGGCGATCTTCCGTACCGAGGAAAGCGTCTACGCACTGTCCAATGTGGACCCGTTCAGCGGCGCGGCGGTGCTCTCACGCGGCATTCTCGGCGACCGCGGTGGCGTGCCGGTGGTGGCGTCCCCGATGCACAAGCAGTGCTTCGAGCTGGCCACCGGGCAGTGCCTGGACGATCCCGAGGTGCGCGTGGCCGCGTACCCGGTGCGGATTGCCGACGGCACGGTGGAGGTGGGCGGGCCATGA
- a CDS encoding uroporphyrinogen-III synthase: protein MTALPPLAGFAIGITAARRADELGALFVRKGATVRYGPALRIVPLSDDTELLGATRRLLDEAPDVVVATTGIGFRGWIEAAEGWGLGDAVLARLGEAAVMARGPKAKGAVRAAGLSEVYSPDSESNAELLQHLLESGVDGRRVAVQLHGEPLPFFVESLRAAGAEVIEIPVYRWVGPADPGPLERLLDSVLEGGIDAMPFTSAPAAASMFAVARRTGRYAELVDALTRRVVVACVGPITAAPFAALGIPTVQPERSRIGALARTQSQALLERVPRWRVAGREVELRGQAVVVDGELRTLAPAQLAVLRALAEEPGRVISRRQLMTVLPSGGDEHAVETAVGRLRTSLGEGKLVQTVVKRGYRLAVEKAGIA from the coding sequence ATGACGGCCCTGCCACCGCTGGCGGGCTTCGCTATCGGGATCACGGCGGCGCGCCGGGCGGACGAGCTCGGTGCGCTGTTCGTGCGAAAGGGGGCGACCGTGCGGTACGGCCCGGCGCTCCGGATCGTGCCGCTGTCCGACGACACCGAGCTGCTGGGCGCGACCCGGCGGCTGCTGGACGAGGCGCCGGACGTGGTGGTGGCGACCACCGGCATCGGCTTCCGCGGCTGGATCGAAGCGGCCGAGGGCTGGGGGCTCGGTGACGCCGTGCTGGCCAGGCTCGGTGAGGCCGCGGTGATGGCACGCGGGCCGAAGGCGAAGGGCGCGGTGCGCGCGGCTGGCCTGTCCGAAGTGTACTCACCGGATTCGGAGAGCAACGCGGAGTTGCTGCAGCACCTGCTGGAGTCCGGAGTGGACGGACGACGGGTGGCGGTGCAGCTGCACGGCGAGCCGCTGCCGTTCTTCGTGGAGTCGCTGCGGGCCGCGGGGGCCGAGGTGATCGAGATCCCGGTGTACCGCTGGGTCGGGCCCGCCGATCCCGGGCCGCTGGAACGGCTGCTCGATTCGGTGCTGGAGGGCGGGATCGACGCGATGCCGTTCACCAGTGCACCCGCGGCGGCGAGCATGTTCGCGGTGGCCAGGCGGACCGGGCGGTACGCGGAACTGGTGGACGCGCTGACCCGGCGGGTGGTGGTGGCCTGCGTCGGCCCGATCACCGCGGCGCCGTTCGCCGCGCTGGGCATTCCGACCGTGCAGCCGGAGCGGTCGCGGATCGGGGCGCTCGCGCGCACGCAGTCGCAGGCGCTGCTGGAGCGGGTGCCGCGGTGGCGCGTCGCCGGACGCGAGGTGGAGCTGCGCGGGCAGGCGGTGGTGGTCGACGGAGAGCTGCGGACGCTGGCGCCCGCGCAACTGGCGGTGTTGCGGGCACTCGCGGAGGAGCCGGGACGGGTGATCTCGCGGCGTCAGCTGATGACCGTGCTGCCCAGCGGCGGCGACGAGCACGCGGTGGAGACGGCGGTCGGCAGGCTCCGCACTTCGCTGGGTGAGGGAAAACTGGTGCAGACCGTGGTCAAGCGGGGTTACCGGCTGGCCGTGGAGAAGGCGGGGATCGCTTGA
- a CDS encoding sirohydrochlorin chelatase, with amino-acid sequence MAHGTRAPAGVRVISELAELVRARVDVEVRVAYADVLQPDVTSVLRDVPGEAVVVPAFLASGYHVRTDIPAQIEASGHRAVRLTPAFGAAPELLDVLEQRLLDAGYRDGDAVVLAAAGSSDPRALSEVRVAARALRARLGVPVRVGFAATARPSVAEVVDSLRRHRVAVASWLLAPGLFHRRLADSGAAVVAEPLGAHPAIADLVVRRYQSTLDSVSPRAAATTSAS; translated from the coding sequence GTGGCACACGGGACCCGGGCTCCGGCCGGGGTGCGTGTGATCTCGGAACTGGCGGAACTGGTGCGCGCGCGGGTGGACGTGGAGGTGCGGGTCGCGTACGCGGACGTGCTCCAGCCGGACGTGACGAGCGTGCTCCGGGACGTGCCGGGTGAAGCCGTGGTGGTCCCGGCGTTCCTGGCGTCGGGTTACCACGTGCGGACGGACATCCCGGCGCAGATCGAGGCGAGCGGGCACCGGGCGGTCCGGCTCACGCCCGCGTTCGGCGCCGCCCCGGAACTGCTCGACGTGCTCGAACAGCGCCTGCTCGACGCCGGGTACCGCGACGGCGATGCCGTGGTGCTGGCGGCCGCCGGGTCCAGCGACCCGCGGGCGCTCAGCGAAGTCCGGGTGGCCGCGCGGGCGTTGCGGGCCAGGCTGGGCGTGCCGGTCCGGGTGGGTTTTGCCGCCACCGCACGGCCGTCCGTGGCCGAGGTGGTGGATTCCCTTCGCCGGCACCGGGTCGCGGTGGCTTCGTGGCTGCTCGCGCCCGGTCTGTTCCACCGGCGGCTGGCCGATTCCGGCGCGGCCGTGGTGGCCGAGCCGCTGGGCGCGCACCCGGCCATCGCCGATCTGGTCGTCCGCCGCTACCAGTCTACTTTGGACAGCGTGAGCCCGCGGGCGGCGGCGACGACTTCGGCTTCCTGA
- a CDS encoding winged helix DNA-binding domain-containing protein: MDRKQVMAYRIAAQGLHREAADPHELAVFDLGVQDNQRGGPAIALAARLSTPATTDDRFALLWSHRGAPHLHRRGDLKALVASLVPLSEADAEARMGWQRTQVARAGVPAAEALTVAARALHKAVGRTMTKGDSSTAVTKLVPDGFSLWCRRCGATHIFEQLMRLAAPLAGLELVPGATPATLTPMAQRGPVPVKPDVRAATAVMAAYLRLHGPATPGEAGGFSGTTATAAKEMWPSDLVEVRLDKKKRYLPADALPLLENPPEPDVVRLLPPSDPLLQARDRDLLVPEKAHQKEVWKILGNPGALLTDGEIAGVWRPKTAGNRLSITVRTFWPLSPDVRERVGQEAEVVAAARGLTLSKVDW; the protein is encoded by the coding sequence ATGGACAGGAAGCAGGTGATGGCCTACCGGATCGCCGCGCAGGGGCTGCACCGGGAAGCGGCCGATCCGCACGAGCTGGCCGTGTTCGACCTCGGCGTGCAGGACAACCAGCGCGGTGGCCCGGCCATCGCGCTGGCCGCACGACTGTCCACTCCGGCCACCACCGACGACCGCTTCGCGCTGCTCTGGTCCCATCGCGGCGCCCCGCACCTGCACCGGCGCGGCGACCTGAAAGCACTGGTGGCGAGCCTGGTGCCACTGTCCGAAGCGGACGCCGAGGCGCGGATGGGCTGGCAGCGCACGCAGGTCGCCCGCGCCGGGGTACCGGCGGCCGAGGCGCTGACGGTCGCGGCGCGGGCGCTGCACAAGGCCGTCGGCCGGACGATGACCAAGGGCGACTCCAGCACCGCGGTCACCAAGCTGGTGCCGGACGGGTTCTCCCTCTGGTGCCGCCGCTGCGGCGCCACGCACATCTTCGAGCAGCTGATGCGCCTGGCCGCGCCGCTCGCCGGGCTCGAACTGGTGCCCGGCGCGACCCCGGCCACGCTGACCCCGATGGCGCAGCGCGGCCCGGTGCCGGTCAAGCCCGATGTGCGCGCCGCGACCGCGGTCATGGCGGCCTACCTGCGGCTGCACGGTCCGGCCACGCCCGGCGAGGCGGGCGGCTTCTCCGGCACCACGGCCACCGCCGCCAAGGAGATGTGGCCGTCGGACCTGGTGGAAGTGCGGCTGGACAAGAAGAAGCGCTACCTGCCCGCGGACGCGCTGCCGCTGCTGGAGAATCCGCCGGAACCGGACGTCGTGCGCCTGCTGCCGCCGTCGGATCCGCTGCTCCAGGCCAGGGATCGCGACCTGCTCGTGCCGGAGAAGGCACACCAGAAGGAGGTCTGGAAGATCCTCGGCAATCCGGGCGCGCTGCTCACCGACGGGGAGATCGCTGGTGTCTGGCGGCCGAAGACCGCCGGCAACCGGCTGTCGATCACGGTTCGGACGTTCTGGCCGCTGTCGCCGGACGTCCGCGAGCGCGTCGGTCAGGAAGCCGAAGTCGTCGCCGCCGCCCGCGGGCTCACGCTGTCCAAAGTAGACTGGTAG
- a CDS encoding DUF3224 domain-containing protein, whose protein sequence is MNTFTTKSWEENVVSGGKDDPVEPRYAHAHAVMTYSGLIEGESSCDYLLYYTGPGYDGAGHRAPGFERIEGAVDGRKGSFVLRHEVGFDSNGINGTFTVVDGSGTGELTGLRGTGTIAGETGQPAMRYTFEYSL, encoded by the coding sequence ATGAACACCTTCACGACGAAGAGCTGGGAAGAGAACGTGGTCAGCGGCGGCAAGGACGACCCAGTGGAGCCCCGGTACGCCCACGCCCACGCCGTCATGACCTACTCGGGCCTGATCGAGGGCGAGTCCTCGTGCGACTACCTCCTCTACTACACCGGCCCCGGTTACGACGGCGCCGGGCACCGCGCACCGGGGTTCGAGCGGATCGAGGGCGCGGTGGACGGCCGCAAGGGCAGCTTCGTGCTCCGGCACGAGGTAGGTTTCGACAGCAACGGCATCAACGGCACGTTCACCGTGGTCGACGGCTCCGGCACCGGTGAGCTGACCGGCCTGCGCGGCACCGGCACCATCGCCGGCGAGACCGGTCAGCCCGCGATGCGGTACACCTTCGAATACTCCCTTTAG
- a CDS encoding helix-turn-helix transcriptional regulator, translated as MRASRLLSVLLLLQNRGRMTADELAAELEVSVRTVYRDIEALSAAGVPVYADRGRSGGYQLVDGYRTRLTGLTEEEARSLSLAGLPEAASELGLGTVLAAAQLKLYAALPADLRDRAATVSQRFYLDVPGWHRGIESLPQLAEVAEAVWQPRRLRLDYRRWGNQQVTREVEPLGLILKAGNWYLAARCDGNDRTYRISRIERLETLDAFTRPADFDLARYWQEWSEQFERRMYPRTAVVRLSPLAQALVPFYAGAVGARALRTATEPDEDGWIRMELPVEQGRPAIGELLRFGPGLQVLEPASLRDELAEAIREMGALYG; from the coding sequence ATGCGGGCGAGCAGGTTGCTGTCGGTGCTGCTGCTGTTGCAGAACCGCGGCCGGATGACGGCTGACGAGCTGGCCGCCGAACTCGAGGTGTCGGTGCGCACGGTCTACCGCGACATCGAGGCGTTGTCGGCGGCGGGCGTGCCGGTCTACGCCGATCGCGGGCGCAGCGGCGGCTACCAGCTCGTCGACGGCTACCGCACGCGGCTGACCGGGCTCACCGAGGAGGAGGCGCGGTCGCTGTCGCTGGCCGGGTTGCCCGAGGCCGCGTCCGAACTGGGGTTGGGCACGGTGCTCGCCGCCGCGCAGCTGAAGCTCTACGCGGCGCTGCCCGCCGACCTGCGCGACCGCGCGGCGACCGTCTCCCAGCGCTTCTACCTCGACGTTCCCGGCTGGCACCGGGGCATCGAGAGCCTGCCGCAGCTGGCGGAGGTGGCCGAGGCGGTGTGGCAGCCGCGGCGGCTGCGCCTCGACTACCGGCGCTGGGGCAACCAGCAGGTCACGCGGGAGGTCGAGCCGCTCGGCCTGATCCTCAAGGCGGGCAACTGGTACCTCGCCGCGCGGTGCGACGGCAACGACCGGACGTATCGCATCTCGCGGATCGAGCGGCTGGAGACGCTGGACGCCTTCACCCGTCCCGCCGATTTCGACCTGGCGCGGTACTGGCAGGAGTGGTCCGAGCAGTTCGAGCGGCGCATGTACCCGCGGACCGCGGTGGTGCGCCTTTCGCCGCTGGCGCAGGCACTCGTACCGTTCTACGCGGGAGCCGTCGGCGCGCGGGCGCTGCGCACGGCGACCGAACCGGACGAGGACGGGTGGATTCGCATGGAGCTGCCGGTGGAGCAGGGCCGTCCGGCGATCGGTGAGCTGCTCCGGTTCGGGCCGGGGCTGCAGGTGCTGGAGCCCGCTTCGCTGCGGGACGAGCTGGCGGAGGCGATCAGGGAGATGGGGGCGCTCTATGGGTGA
- a CDS encoding uroporphyrinogen-III synthase — protein sequence MGELTGVTIGITAERRAEEFITALERHGAEVRHAPTIRIVPLPDDALLRSATDAVLAEPVDFTAITTGAGFRGWVSAAEGWGVREDLLRHLGASRVFVRGPKAMGAVRGHGLSEEWSAPGETNAEVFAHLMAQGVAGRRVAVQLHGTPLPELTSPLAAAGAEVVEVQPYRWQWPSDLAPAHQLVDDVIGGAVRALAFTSAPATANLLTLAGDRQDALVTALRGPVVCACVGSVTAAPLTELGVATLQPDRPRLGALVKLLVRELGT from the coding sequence ATGGGTGAGCTCACCGGGGTCACCATCGGGATCACCGCCGAGCGGCGCGCGGAGGAGTTCATCACCGCGCTGGAGCGGCACGGTGCCGAGGTCCGGCACGCGCCGACGATCCGGATCGTGCCGCTGCCGGACGACGCACTGCTGCGCTCGGCGACCGACGCCGTGCTGGCCGAGCCGGTCGACTTCACCGCGATCACCACCGGCGCCGGGTTCCGCGGCTGGGTCTCGGCGGCGGAGGGCTGGGGTGTGCGGGAGGACCTGCTGCGTCACCTGGGCGCGTCGCGGGTTTTCGTGCGGGGGCCGAAGGCGATGGGCGCGGTGCGCGGGCACGGGCTCTCGGAGGAATGGTCAGCGCCGGGCGAGACGAACGCCGAGGTTTTCGCGCACCTGATGGCGCAAGGCGTGGCGGGGCGGCGGGTCGCGGTGCAGTTGCACGGGACGCCGTTGCCGGAGCTGACCTCGCCGCTGGCCGCCGCCGGGGCGGAGGTGGTCGAGGTGCAGCCGTACCGGTGGCAGTGGCCGTCGGACCTCGCGCCCGCCCACCAGCTGGTCGACGACGTCATCGGGGGTGCGGTTCGGGCGCTCGCGTTCACCAGCGCCCCGGCCACGGCGAACCTGCTGACGCTGGCCGGGGACCGGCAGGACGCGCTGGTCACCGCGTTGCGGGGGCCGGTGGTCTGCGCTTGCGTCGGCTCGGTGACCGCGGCGCCGTTGACCGAGCTGGGTGTGGCGACGTTGCAGCCGGACCGGCCGCGGCTGGGGGCGTTGGTGAAGCTCCTGGTTCGGGAGTTGGGTACTTAG
- a CDS encoding siderophore-interacting protein: MSYHPLRVSAVRRLTPHMARISFAVAADVEDVGPDQYVKLFFPAPGQVRPVLPPPLDGDEVLSWYRVYLAMPDAERPPMRTYTIRAIRPGEVDVDFVLHDAGPASTWAERAAVGDELIFLTPPHALYSPPEDTEWQLLVGDESTVPAVGAIVESRPEDAVLRAFVEVAGPEEEQVFETAAKDVEITWVHRGTRPHGEAVLEAVRAASLPEGKAYGWLSGEASLVKYARRHLVRERGVDKRAITFTGYWRQGKSEEEVGRENVKRIESGAPEPADDV; the protein is encoded by the coding sequence ATGTCGTACCACCCGCTGCGCGTGTCCGCCGTGCGGCGGCTGACCCCGCACATGGCCAGGATCAGCTTCGCGGTGGCCGCCGACGTCGAGGACGTGGGCCCCGACCAGTACGTGAAGCTGTTCTTCCCGGCGCCGGGGCAGGTGCGGCCGGTGCTGCCGCCGCCGCTCGACGGCGACGAGGTGCTGTCCTGGTACCGCGTGTACCTGGCGATGCCGGACGCCGAGCGCCCGCCGATGCGCACCTACACGATCCGCGCCATCCGGCCGGGTGAGGTGGACGTCGATTTTGTGCTGCACGACGCGGGCCCGGCCTCGACGTGGGCGGAGCGGGCCGCGGTAGGCGACGAGCTGATCTTCCTGACGCCGCCGCACGCGTTGTACTCGCCGCCGGAGGACACCGAGTGGCAACTGCTGGTCGGTGACGAGTCGACGGTGCCCGCGGTGGGCGCGATCGTCGAGTCGCGGCCGGAGGATGCGGTGCTGCGGGCGTTCGTGGAGGTCGCCGGGCCGGAGGAGGAGCAGGTTTTCGAGACCGCGGCCAAGGACGTCGAGATCACCTGGGTGCACCGGGGCACGCGGCCGCACGGGGAGGCGGTGCTCGAAGCGGTGCGGGCGGCTTCGCTGCCCGAGGGCAAGGCGTACGGCTGGCTCTCCGGGGAGGCAAGCCTGGTCAAGTACGCGCGGCGCCACCTGGTCCGAGAGCGCGGCGTGGACAAACGCGCCATCACCTTCACCGGCTACTGGCGGCAAGGCAAGAGCGAGGAAGAGGTCGGCCGGGAAAACGTAAAACGCATCGAATCCGGCGCCCCAGAACCAGCTGACGACGTCTAG
- a CDS encoding MGMT family protein: MDEELHERVRAVIGDVPPGKVATYGDIANLAGAPSPRLVGAILAEDGSDLPWHRILRANGTPAPHLAQEQLARLRAEGVLADGQKVDLRVYRWQQEEPEGGLW; this comes from the coding sequence ATGGACGAAGAACTGCACGAACGGGTGCGGGCGGTGATCGGTGACGTGCCGCCCGGCAAGGTCGCCACCTACGGCGACATCGCGAACCTGGCCGGTGCGCCGTCACCGCGCCTGGTCGGCGCGATCCTCGCCGAGGACGGCAGCGACCTGCCGTGGCACCGGATCCTGCGGGCGAACGGCACGCCGGCGCCGCACCTGGCGCAGGAGCAGCTGGCCAGGCTGCGGGCGGAGGGCGTGCTGGCCGACGGGCAGAAGGTGGATCTGCGGGTGTATCGCTGGCAACAGGAGGAGCCGGAGGGTGGCCTCTGGTGA